A single genomic interval of Scylla paramamosain isolate STU-SP2022 chromosome 4, ASM3559412v1, whole genome shotgun sequence harbors:
- the LOC135100105 gene encoding uncharacterized protein K02A2.6-like, whose translation MNFRLHDADQMLQRFMDKMVLSLNFIVMYIDDILITSLDHAHHHKHFHQLFTHFQEHGFKIHPRMCILWAQSVNFLGHRVLTIQEFLCTSTVRSGMVNYYHRLIPKAAALFGPLNEHLRGTHN comes from the exons ATGAACTTCAGGTTACATGATGCAGACCAGATGTTACAGAGGTTCATGGACAAAATGGTGCTCAGCCTTAACTTCATTGTCATGTATATTGATGACATCCTCATCACTTCCCTGGACCAcgctcaccaccacaaacactttCATCAACTGTTCACCCACTTTCAGGAGCATGGCTTTAAGATTCACCCCAGGATGTGCATCCTTTGGGCACAGTCAGTCAACTTCCTGGGCCACAGA GTGCTCACCATCCAGGAATTCCTGTGCACCAGCACTGTCAGGTCAGGTATGGTGAATTACTACCATAGGCTGATTCCCAAGGCAGCAGCTTTATTTGGACCACTGAATGAGCACCTGAGAGGGACACATAACTAA